A genomic region of Rhizobium sp. NXC24 contains the following coding sequences:
- a CDS encoding MarR family winged helix-turn-helix transcriptional regulator yields MSSRIDTDSLAFLVADCARLMRAAFERRIMVAGLGLTAGEARTLIQVAAVNGSRQLDIATRMGLEPMTVSAFLDKLQARGLIERQPDPLDRRAKRIVLSETASAKLKQIGCEIYAVEQDALQGVDHCLQDELHHALRTFRSNLQNAELPAEMERELRPVE; encoded by the coding sequence ATGAGCAGCAGGATAGATACGGATTCGCTTGCCTTTCTTGTGGCGGATTGCGCCCGACTAATGCGGGCGGCCTTCGAGCGGCGCATCATGGTCGCGGGGCTAGGTCTGACGGCAGGGGAAGCACGCACGCTGATCCAGGTCGCCGCCGTCAACGGCAGCCGGCAACTCGATATTGCCACTCGCATGGGGTTGGAGCCGATGACGGTCAGCGCCTTCCTCGACAAGCTGCAGGCGCGCGGCCTGATCGAGCGTCAGCCCGATCCGCTCGACCGCCGCGCCAAGCGCATCGTGTTGTCGGAAACGGCCAGCGCCAAGCTGAAGCAGATCGGTTGCGAGATCTACGCGGTAGAGCAGGACGCGCTACAGGGCGTCGATCATTGCCTGCAGGACGAGCTCCATCATGCGCTCCGGACCTTCCGCAGCAATCTGCAGAATGCAGAGCTGCCGGCGGAGATGGAGCGCGAATTAAGGCCCGTGGAGTAA
- a CDS encoding argininosuccinate synthase, with protein sequence MASHKDVKKVVLAYSGGLDTSIILKWLQTELGAEVVTFTADLGQGEELEPARKKAEMLGIKEIYIEDVREEFVRDFVFPMFRANAVYEGVYLLGTSIARPLISKHLIDIARKTGADAIAHGATGKGNDQVRFELSAYALNPDIKIIAPWRDWSFKSRTDLLEFAEKHQIPVAKDKKGEAPFSVDANLLHSSSEGKVLEDPSQEAPEYVHMRTISPESAPDKATVIKVGFEKGDAVSINGQRMSPATLLATLNNYGRDNGIGRLDLVENRYVGMKSRGVYETPGGTILLAAHRAIESITLDRGAAHLKDELMPRYAELIYYGFWFSPEREMLQALIDKSQEHVEGEVTLKLYKGNVMVIGRESPKSLYSDKLVTFEDDQGAYDQKDAAGFIKLNALRLRTLAKRNLSK encoded by the coding sequence ATGGCATCACATAAAGACGTGAAGAAAGTCGTTCTCGCCTATTCCGGCGGTCTCGACACCTCGATTATCCTGAAGTGGCTGCAGACGGAGCTTGGCGCAGAAGTCGTCACTTTCACCGCCGATCTCGGTCAGGGCGAAGAGCTGGAGCCGGCGCGCAAGAAGGCTGAGATGCTCGGCATCAAGGAGATCTACATCGAGGATGTGCGCGAAGAATTCGTGCGCGATTTCGTCTTCCCGATGTTCCGTGCCAATGCCGTCTATGAAGGCGTCTACCTGCTCGGCACGTCGATCGCTCGTCCGCTGATCTCCAAGCACCTGATCGATATTGCTCGCAAGACCGGCGCCGATGCGATCGCCCATGGCGCGACCGGCAAGGGCAACGACCAGGTTCGCTTCGAGCTTTCGGCCTACGCGCTGAACCCGGACATCAAGATCATCGCGCCGTGGCGCGACTGGTCGTTCAAGAGCCGCACCGACCTGCTCGAATTCGCCGAGAAGCATCAGATTCCGGTTGCCAAGGACAAGAAGGGCGAGGCGCCGTTCTCGGTCGATGCCAACCTGCTGCACTCCTCGTCCGAGGGCAAGGTTCTGGAAGATCCGTCGCAGGAAGCGCCGGAATATGTGCACATGCGCACGATTTCACCCGAGTCCGCTCCCGACAAGGCAACCGTCATCAAGGTCGGCTTCGAAAAGGGCGATGCCGTCTCGATCAACGGGCAGCGCATGAGCCCGGCGACGCTGCTCGCAACGCTCAACAATTACGGTCGTGACAATGGTATCGGTCGCCTCGACCTCGTCGAGAACCGCTACGTCGGCATGAAGTCGCGTGGCGTCTACGAAACCCCCGGCGGCACCATCCTGCTCGCCGCCCACCGCGCCATCGAATCCATTACGCTCGATCGCGGCGCAGCTCACCTCAAGGACGAGCTGATGCCCCGTTATGCCGAGCTGATCTACTACGGCTTCTGGTTCTCGCCGGAACGCGAAATGCTGCAGGCGCTAATCGACAAGAGCCAGGAGCATGTCGAAGGTGAAGTGACGCTGAAGCTTTACAAGGGCAACGTCATGGTCATCGGCCGCGAAAGCCCGAAGTCGCTCTATTCCGACAAGCTTGTCACGTTCGAAGACGATCAGGGCGCCTACGATCAGAAGGACGCTGCCGGTTTCATCAAGCTCAACGCGCTGCGCCTGCGCACGCTCGCCAAGCGCAATCTGTCGAAGTAA
- a CDS encoding type II toxin-antitoxin system RelE/ParE family toxin, with the protein MKKLIFSPKAASDIDQIYDYTEEKWGYQQAEDYVFAMRDRCHALLNGTARGRKVGGIRSDYLALAYGSHFIIYKDGVQTLTIVPILHRRMNIGAHL; encoded by the coding sequence ATGAAGAAATTGATCTTTTCGCCCAAGGCAGCGTCCGATATCGATCAAATCTATGACTACACCGAGGAAAAATGGGGTTACCAGCAAGCGGAGGATTACGTCTTCGCCATGCGCGATCGTTGCCATGCCCTGCTCAACGGCACCGCGCGCGGTCGCAAAGTTGGCGGCATCAGATCGGACTACCTCGCTTTGGCCTACGGCTCGCACTTCATTATCTACAAAGACGGCGTCCAGACACTCACGATCGTCCCCATCCTTCATCGGCGAATGAATATCGGCGCGCACCTGTGA
- a CDS encoding type II toxin-antitoxin system ParD family antitoxin, with protein sequence MVFSETKSNRLEVVSVTKHMSVEIDEQMDAFIGEQISHGNYDSPSEVIDAALQLLRSRAEIEAIAAAIAEGEASGEPEEFDFNGFIERKRMLRNQR encoded by the coding sequence ATGGTATTTTCCGAAACCAAGTCAAACCGGCTGGAGGTCGTGTCCGTGACAAAACATATGTCCGTAGAAATCGACGAGCAGATGGATGCGTTCATCGGCGAACAGATCAGCCACGGCAATTACGATTCGCCGAGCGAAGTCATCGACGCCGCGCTGCAACTGTTGCGTAGTAGGGCGGAAATAGAAGCAATCGCGGCTGCCATCGCGGAGGGGGAGGCATCGGGAGAGCCGGAGGAATTTGATTTCAACGGCTTTATCGAAAGAAAGCGAATGTTGCGCAATCAGCGATGA
- a CDS encoding SDR family NAD(P)-dependent oxidoreductase, translating into MTDIQQIFKKSNVAVITGGASGIGFAAAKYFAKLGMSVAIADLGRDRLAAARAELEAIAGVDQIMAVETDVAHKEQLEALERAVLQHFGRVHVLMNNAGIGPETSIFSPQAGWDNILGVNLLGVINGTRVFGPGMLAHGKPGLIINTGSKQGITTPPGNPAYNVSKAGVKVFTEALQHELRNTAGAKISAHLLIPGFVFTGLTKGDRQEKPEAAWTPEQTVDFMVESLERGDFYILCPDNDVARSTDERRMLWAAGDIIENRPPLSRWHPDYADKFKAFLENKD; encoded by the coding sequence GTGACCGATATTCAACAGATTTTCAAGAAATCCAATGTCGCCGTCATCACCGGCGGCGCGTCCGGTATTGGCTTTGCGGCCGCGAAATATTTCGCAAAGCTCGGCATGAGCGTCGCCATCGCCGATCTCGGCCGCGACCGGCTGGCCGCTGCACGCGCCGAGCTCGAAGCGATCGCCGGGGTGGACCAGATCATGGCCGTCGAGACCGACGTTGCCCATAAGGAACAGCTCGAAGCTCTCGAACGCGCCGTCCTGCAGCATTTCGGCCGGGTGCATGTGCTGATGAACAATGCCGGCATCGGGCCGGAAACCTCGATCTTCAGCCCGCAGGCCGGTTGGGACAACATTCTCGGCGTCAATCTCCTGGGTGTCATCAACGGCACGCGCGTCTTCGGACCCGGCATGCTGGCCCATGGAAAGCCCGGCCTGATCATTAACACCGGTTCGAAGCAGGGCATCACCACGCCGCCGGGCAATCCCGCCTATAACGTCTCCAAGGCCGGCGTAAAGGTCTTCACCGAGGCGCTGCAGCACGAGCTGCGCAACACCGCAGGCGCCAAGATATCGGCGCATCTCCTGATCCCCGGATTCGTCTTTACCGGCCTGACCAAGGGCGACCGCCAGGAAAAGCCTGAAGCAGCCTGGACGCCGGAGCAGACGGTCGATTTCATGGTGGAGAGCCTCGAGCGGGGCGATTTCTACATCCTCTGCCCGGACAATGATGTTGCTCGGTCGACGGACGAACGCCGCATGCTCTGGGCCGCAGGCGATATCATCGAAAACCGCCCGCCATTGTCCCGTTGGCATCCTGACTACGCCGACAAATTCAAGGCATTCCTGGAAAACAAGGATTGA
- a CDS encoding LysE family translocator, producing the protein MDFIPSLTTLLAFSAASLLLAATPGPDMTLSISRALAQGKKAALFVVLGTSFGIVVHTFLVAFGVSALITASPLAFTILKTGGAGYLLWLAIQAIRFGSSLSVKKVDMAKGTPLANISTGFWVNLLNPKVIIFFMTFLPQFVTAGDPAVTQKLLFLGFFFIMIGMPVNALVVLAADRLSTWLQKNRGVMRGLDYAFASVFSVFAVKIFLTHSR; encoded by the coding sequence ATGGACTTCATACCCAGCCTGACGACCCTTCTGGCTTTTTCGGCGGCCAGCCTGCTGCTTGCGGCAACCCCCGGCCCCGATATGACCCTGTCGATCAGCCGTGCATTGGCGCAGGGCAAGAAGGCAGCGCTTTTCGTAGTCCTCGGCACCAGCTTCGGCATCGTCGTCCATACATTCCTGGTGGCTTTTGGCGTTTCGGCACTGATTACCGCCTCGCCGCTCGCCTTCACGATCCTGAAAACCGGTGGCGCCGGCTATCTGCTGTGGTTGGCGATCCAGGCGATCCGCTTCGGCTCCAGCCTGTCGGTCAAGAAGGTGGATATGGCAAAGGGCACTCCGCTCGCCAATATCTCCACCGGCTTCTGGGTCAATCTGCTGAACCCGAAGGTCATCATCTTCTTCATGACCTTCCTGCCGCAGTTCGTCACTGCGGGCGATCCGGCGGTCACGCAAAAGCTCCTGTTCCTGGGCTTCTTCTTCATCATGATCGGCATGCCGGTCAACGCGCTCGTCGTGCTTGCCGCCGACCGCCTGTCGACCTGGCTGCAGAAGAACCGCGGCGTCATGCGCGGCCTCGATTACGCCTTTGCGAGCGTCTTTTCGGTCTTCGCAGTGAAGATCTTCCTCACCCATTCTCGCTGA
- the rlmN gene encoding 23S rRNA (adenine(2503)-C(2))-methyltransferase RlmN, protein MSAIDVMTPSKLKPMPVSQPVELSPKPSLIGLTREEMGAALKEKGVSDKQIKMRVSQLWNWIYVRGVSDFDAMANVSKDMREMLKTHFTIARPEIVEEQVSNDGTRKWLLRFPPRGAGRPVEVETVYIPEEGRGTLCISSQVGCSLTCSFCHTGTQRLVRNLTAEEILSQLLLARDRLGDFPDREAPQGTIMPAEGRKVSNIVMMGMGEPLYNFDSVKTALLIASDGDGLSLSKRRITLSTSGVVPEIYRTGEEIGVMLAISLHAVRDDLRDMLVPINKKYPLKELMDACRAYPGLSNARRITFEYVMLKGVNDSLEDAKGLIQLLKGIPAKINLIPFNPWPGTNYQCSDWEQIEKFADFINSAGYASPIRTPRGRDILAACGQLKSESERMRKTERLAFEAMMIANHGED, encoded by the coding sequence ATGTCCGCGATCGATGTCATGACCCCATCCAAGCTGAAGCCGATGCCCGTCTCGCAGCCGGTCGAGCTTTCGCCGAAGCCGTCGCTGATCGGCCTGACCCGCGAGGAAATGGGTGCGGCGCTCAAGGAAAAGGGCGTCTCCGACAAGCAGATCAAGATGCGCGTTAGCCAGCTCTGGAACTGGATCTATGTGCGCGGCGTCTCCGATTTCGATGCCATGGCGAATGTCTCCAAGGACATGCGCGAAATGCTGAAGACGCATTTCACCATCGCCCGGCCGGAGATCGTCGAAGAGCAGGTTTCCAATGATGGCACCCGCAAATGGCTGTTGCGCTTCCCGCCGCGCGGCGCCGGACGGCCGGTTGAAGTGGAGACCGTCTATATTCCGGAAGAGGGCCGCGGCACGCTCTGCATTTCCAGCCAGGTCGGCTGCTCGCTCACCTGTTCGTTCTGTCACACCGGCACGCAGCGCCTCGTCCGCAACCTGACGGCGGAGGAGATCCTGTCGCAGCTACTCCTGGCGCGCGACCGGCTCGGCGATTTCCCGGATCGCGAAGCGCCGCAAGGGACGATCATGCCCGCCGAAGGCCGCAAGGTCAGCAATATCGTGATGATGGGCATGGGCGAGCCGCTCTACAATTTCGACAGCGTCAAGACGGCGCTGCTGATTGCCTCCGATGGCGATGGCCTGTCGCTCTCCAAGCGCCGCATCACGCTCTCCACCTCCGGCGTCGTGCCGGAAATCTATCGCACCGGCGAGGAGATCGGCGTTATGCTGGCGATCTCGCTGCATGCGGTGCGCGACGATCTGCGCGACATGCTTGTGCCGATCAACAAGAAATATCCGCTGAAGGAATTGATGGACGCCTGCCGCGCCTATCCCGGCCTTTCGAACGCCCGGCGCATCACCTTCGAATATGTGATGCTGAAGGGCGTCAACGACAGCCTCGAGGATGCCAAGGGGCTGATCCAGCTCCTGAAGGGCATTCCGGCCAAGATCAATCTCATCCCCTTCAATCCTTGGCCGGGCACGAACTATCAGTGTTCGGACTGGGAGCAGATCGAGAAGTTTGCCGATTTCATCAATTCGGCCGGCTACGCCTCGCCGATCCGTACGCCGCGCGGCCGCGACATTCTCGCCGCCTGCGGCCAGTTGAAGTCGGAATCGGAGCGTATGCGCAAGACCGAACGGCTGGCCTTCGAGGCCATGATGATCGCCAACCATGGCGAGGATTGA
- a CDS encoding invasion associated locus B family protein has protein sequence MFVKSFAIALSLVLAGTGIASAQTKTKKQAAAPAQAQAAAPVAPTRIQQFDAWGAYSYQSGAGKVCYVLSVPTAKLPASGIDHGDNFFIVSQRPGQNISYEPQAMMGYPLKENSKVDVVIDNKTFVMFTKDKAAWVENAAQEPALVAALKSGHSLKVTATSKKGTGTSYTYSLKGVSAALKQIESCK, from the coding sequence ATGTTTGTAAAAAGCTTCGCAATCGCCCTCTCTCTCGTTCTGGCCGGCACCGGCATCGCATCCGCGCAGACGAAGACCAAGAAGCAGGCAGCAGCGCCCGCACAGGCGCAGGCGGCGGCACCGGTGGCTCCGACGCGCATCCAGCAGTTCGACGCCTGGGGCGCCTATTCCTACCAGTCCGGGGCTGGCAAGGTCTGCTACGTTCTCTCCGTGCCGACAGCCAAGTTGCCGGCTTCCGGTATCGATCACGGCGACAACTTCTTCATCGTTTCCCAGCGTCCGGGTCAGAACATCTCCTATGAACCGCAGGCGATGATGGGCTATCCGCTCAAGGAAAATTCCAAGGTCGACGTCGTCATCGACAACAAGACCTTCGTGATGTTCACCAAGGACAAGGCGGCCTGGGTCGAGAATGCCGCGCAGGAGCCGGCGCTGGTCGCAGCGCTCAAGTCCGGCCATTCGCTGAAGGTCACCGCGACCTCGAAGAAGGGCACCGGCACCTCCTACACCTACTCGCTGAAGGGCGTCAGTGCCGCACTGAAGCAGATCGAAAGCTGCAAATAA
- a CDS encoding YkvA family protein has translation MDDIKYGEILMPGDEETQDRQEKTVRSKFWPTLRKAARYIPFSRDVVAAFYCALDPQTPTRVRGILLAALGYFVMPVDIIPDFFAVIGFSDDVAVLTLAFGMIKGHIRQEHYDAADRALADEPEAAKAA, from the coding sequence ATGGATGACATCAAGTATGGGGAAATCCTGATGCCTGGTGACGAGGAGACCCAAGATCGGCAGGAGAAGACGGTGCGCAGCAAGTTCTGGCCGACCTTGCGCAAGGCAGCACGGTATATCCCGTTTTCCCGCGATGTCGTCGCGGCTTTCTATTGCGCGCTCGACCCGCAAACGCCGACGCGCGTCCGTGGCATTTTGCTGGCTGCCCTCGGCTATTTCGTCATGCCGGTCGACATCATCCCGGATTTCTTCGCCGTCATCGGCTTTTCGGATGATGTCGCGGTGCTGACGCTCGCCTTCGGCATGATCAAAGGCCACATCCGCCAGGAGCACTATGACGCCGCCGACCGGGCCTTGGCCGACGAGCCCGAGGCCGCAAAAGCGGCTTGA
- a CDS encoding 4a-hydroxytetrahydrobiopterin dehydratase: MKYEKLEPAAIDENLAGLSGWTLAADRLSMSKSFKFRNFVEAFGFMTEAALAAEKFNHHPEWFNVYSRVDVKLTTHDAGGLTEHDIKLAKAMEKAAARRAD; this comes from the coding sequence ATGAAATACGAAAAGCTGGAACCGGCGGCAATCGATGAAAACCTGGCCGGCCTTAGCGGTTGGACCCTGGCGGCCGATCGCCTCTCCATGTCGAAGAGCTTCAAATTCCGCAATTTTGTCGAAGCTTTCGGCTTCATGACAGAGGCGGCCTTGGCGGCGGAAAAGTTCAATCATCATCCTGAATGGTTCAACGTCTATTCCCGCGTCGACGTGAAACTGACGACGCATGACGCCGGTGGCTTGACGGAGCATGACATTAAACTCGCCAAGGCGATGGAAAAGGCCGCGGCCCGGCGCGCCGATTGA
- a CDS encoding low molecular weight protein-tyrosine-phosphatase translates to MDRHKILFVCAGNICRSPLAEGIFRHLAIKAGQGSEFEVDSAGTGSWHQGERPDRRSMEVASDHGVDISAQRARRIEAADFHRFDLILTMDQDNLKNLRKIAPADTLGKLHLFNAFTLGSGKDIPDPYYGGHEDFEATYTMLLAGCNALLPLAGKALRAS, encoded by the coding sequence ATGGACCGTCACAAAATTCTGTTTGTTTGCGCCGGCAATATCTGCCGTTCACCCCTTGCCGAAGGCATCTTCCGGCATCTTGCGATCAAAGCCGGGCAAGGCTCCGAGTTCGAGGTCGATTCGGCCGGCACCGGCAGCTGGCATCAGGGCGAGAGGCCGGACCGCCGCTCCATGGAAGTCGCGTCGGACCACGGCGTCGATATTTCCGCTCAACGCGCACGCCGCATCGAGGCAGCCGATTTTCATCGGTTCGACCTGATCCTGACAATGGATCAAGACAATTTGAAGAATTTGCGCAAGATCGCGCCTGCCGATACGCTCGGCAAGCTGCACCTCTTCAACGCCTTCACGCTTGGCAGCGGCAAAGACATCCCGGACCCCTACTACGGAGGTCACGAGGACTTCGAAGCGACCTACACCATGCTCTTGGCTGGCTGCAACGCGCTGTTGCCCTTGGCGGGAAAAGCGCTGCGAGCCTCGTGA
- the thpR gene encoding RNA 2',3'-cyclic phosphodiesterase, producing the protein MPRLFTALEIPRNAAMSLSLLRGGLPGARWIDVENYHITLRFIGDVDGRTADEIVERLDRIDRPEFQLRLEGIGSFGSKKPHSVWAGVTQTPDMYALQGEIERICQRIGLPPDPRKFTPHVTLARLKSSRVDDVVHYLSGRGNFYTAPFTVGRFVLLSSRESVGGGPYLTEEVFPLHEARSAFPAKGNSALQPAKSMV; encoded by the coding sequence ATGCCGAGACTTTTTACCGCCCTCGAAATTCCGCGCAACGCGGCGATGAGCCTTTCGTTGTTGCGCGGCGGTCTTCCCGGAGCCCGGTGGATCGACGTTGAAAATTATCACATCACTTTGCGTTTCATCGGCGATGTCGACGGTCGTACCGCCGATGAAATCGTCGAGCGACTGGACCGCATCGACCGGCCGGAATTCCAGCTCCGGTTGGAAGGCATCGGTTCCTTCGGCTCGAAGAAGCCGCATTCGGTCTGGGCCGGCGTCACGCAGACGCCCGATATGTACGCACTGCAGGGCGAAATCGAACGCATCTGCCAGCGCATCGGCCTGCCGCCGGACCCGCGCAAGTTCACACCGCATGTCACGCTCGCGCGGCTGAAGTCGTCGCGGGTCGATGATGTCGTGCACTATCTCTCCGGTCGCGGTAACTTCTACACCGCGCCGTTCACGGTAGGACGCTTCGTGCTGCTGTCATCGCGCGAATCGGTTGGCGGCGGTCCCTATCTCACCGAAGAGGTCTTCCCGCTTCACGAGGCTCGCAGCGCTTTTCCCGCCAAGGGCAACAGCGCGTTGCAGCCAGCCAAGAGCATGGTGTAG
- a CDS encoding arylesterase — MSFKVAAFHFAVIVFGLFFGAAGAADARTIQLVGLGDSLMAGYQLPPGDGFPAKLEAVLKAKGLDVVIADAGVSGDTSSGGLSRIDWSVPDGTDGVILELGANDALRGIPPEQTEKNLDTIISRLKERNIPVLLAGMLAPPNMGPDYAAKFNPIYKRLADKYQLPLYPFFLDGVATHADLQLSDGMHPNPQGVDVMVQRFQPAVTSFIGTIVAHAK, encoded by the coding sequence ATGAGTTTTAAAGTTGCCGCGTTTCACTTCGCTGTCATTGTTTTCGGTCTTTTCTTTGGCGCGGCCGGTGCAGCCGATGCACGAACGATCCAACTGGTTGGTCTCGGTGACAGCCTCATGGCCGGCTATCAACTGCCGCCGGGCGATGGATTTCCCGCCAAGCTGGAGGCGGTGCTGAAGGCCAAGGGGCTGGATGTGGTGATTGCCGATGCCGGCGTGTCCGGAGATACCAGCTCCGGCGGCCTGTCGCGCATCGACTGGTCGGTACCGGACGGAACCGACGGCGTGATCCTCGAACTCGGCGCCAACGACGCCTTGCGCGGCATCCCGCCCGAACAGACGGAAAAGAACCTCGACACCATCATCAGCCGGCTGAAGGAGCGCAACATTCCCGTCCTGCTCGCCGGCATGCTGGCGCCACCGAACATGGGTCCGGACTATGCGGCCAAGTTCAACCCGATCTACAAGCGGCTTGCCGACAAGTATCAACTGCCGCTCTATCCATTTTTTCTCGATGGCGTCGCGACGCATGCCGACTTACAATTGAGCGATGGCATGCATCCGAACCCGCAGGGTGTCGATGTGATGGTGCAACGTTTCCAGCCTGCGGTGACGAGTTTCATTGGGACGATTGTCGCACATGCGAAATAG
- a CDS encoding ABC transporter ATP-binding protein gives MAKTIIELKKADLTLGNAAASVHVLKGIDLTVAEGESVGIVGPSGSGKSTLLMVLAGLEKLDSGELLIRDTPLHSLSEDRVADFRGRNIGIVFQSFHLIANMTALENVAVPLELANVRDAFDIARRELQAVGLGERLSHYPGQLSGGEQQRVAIARALAPSPALLIADEPTGNLDTDTGRQIADLLFAQQAERGTTLLLVTHDPALAARCSRQIHVRSGEIEGDSARARANQAAIA, from the coding sequence TTGGCAAAAACCATCATCGAGCTGAAGAAGGCGGATTTGACGCTCGGCAACGCCGCCGCCTCCGTCCACGTACTGAAAGGCATCGACCTCACCGTTGCCGAAGGCGAATCCGTCGGCATCGTCGGCCCCTCCGGGTCCGGCAAGTCGACGTTGCTGATGGTGCTCGCCGGCCTCGAAAAGCTCGACAGCGGCGAGCTCCTGATCCGCGACACGCCCCTGCATAGCCTGAGCGAAGACCGCGTCGCCGATTTCCGCGGTCGCAATATCGGCATCGTGTTCCAGTCCTTCCATCTCATCGCCAATATGACGGCGCTGGAAAATGTCGCCGTGCCGCTGGAGCTGGCCAATGTTCGCGACGCCTTCGACATCGCCCGGCGCGAATTGCAGGCCGTCGGCCTCGGCGAGCGGCTGAGCCATTATCCCGGCCAGCTTTCAGGCGGCGAACAGCAACGCGTGGCGATCGCCCGCGCGCTCGCCCCGTCACCCGCCCTTTTGATCGCCGATGAGCCGACGGGCAATCTCGATACCGATACCGGCCGGCAGATCGCCGACCTGCTTTTCGCCCAGCAGGCCGAGCGCGGCACGACGCTGCTGCTCGTCACCCATGATCCGGCGCTTGCCGCCCGCTGCTCCCGCCAGATCCACGTTCGCTCCGGCGAAATCGAGGGTGACAGCGCCCGCGCGCGGGCCAATCAGGCGGCGATAGCGTGA